The proteins below come from a single Aspergillus oryzae RIB40 DNA, chromosome 5 genomic window:
- the sec16 gene encoding COPII coat assembly protein SEC16 (regucalcin gene promoter region-related protein (RGPR)), with the protein MAHNEVSAAWHPALRSEDGVPSNAPVSDDLTQVSKDSMTESAAELKPSEAVIQENDLHSSSTSPDTDASVNVQSTAVPAVLDSDTPVYAEQVLNQENAQKNTAENSAQEDAPDHGQELSQTISDEPHVIETSEESAPTLGAAFGSDANGSHDTAAPDYMMDEPSPAEHDTTERREDNDAASWFNEQVDSGDRQTTNEFVNDDNQDFWGSPTNGDAGDDFFNQLKTQTKPIYIPPETESRYEEGVPLLDNTVESPVQPSMKEESQIDKIFEDDGDDEGGAFFNEVQGSVPNEGVPSPPITRKSTTQVIGSLDASPDSPVSPASSTAQEFNNILAAAASENQVKEDLSDDDLAAKWQAELSDDQPEKSTEDDLAARWQAALDDDDDLLLEDEIGKGPNNGQESLPQNPNGSVHETTQATLSSPFGTPQSSARPQAQPTSYTPHQPSTSDLLQGIPGIAPQSSAAPMQDYFAPPAQPRPTTKRAESFAERSKEGYKSPYDLPDDLTRPRKPVVTHKPVVAQPGSMPPPPRSSSIPVPPTNAPGVPTPPPAPSTVPAVTTPKNFYEELPLPPPRPRSRPASSGRYTPTANIVTSPPSHSQPPPPPPANPYASLSPPPQDSGSVGSQTQLQQPERLDPYANLLGPGAPGAPAAPSAASRYSPKPPTLQPGTKPPSAPRYSPAPPQSAAPAPPRTRYASQPSSVSSQGAVLPFQPRTSSPLAHHEKVSYQPPEGLAIRSAPESASSYAPNGMQPRPNQQDVSNSITAPVGAAGSAAVTAVPENVSAAIQPTSPPRNPYAPPAYINEFSKRVAPMASPPPAVVPPTGDAQFVPPRRSQTQSPSQQASAPGLSVPSDSLQRPASVHAPASPTKSANPYAPSQISIHNRVPSQPLEFIPPNDGQELDPLERWKGAPIVKFGFGGSITSCFPKHVPRYAAGQAAPKIKSTPGEVKIFSANDWVPITEGIVQHPGPLKNKSKKKDLVAWLSSKIAAFENEGISEAAQLHPESSKRHDEKILLWKIVRALVEHDGVLEGSAEVEKSLRYIIFPHLQNSEPESTSGVNLPAFNALPPLNAPSQSDATDSQSLESIRNSLLVGNREKAVWDAVDNRLWGHAMVIASTLDRSVWKQVVQEFVRREVKSTTGNSESLAALYEIFAGNVDESVDELVPPSARAGFQMVSKVGGQGPSKNALEGLDSWRDTLGLVLSNRSPEDHKALLALGRLLLSYGRTEAAHICFMFSRAAVFGGADDPQTSIVLLGADHQHLPLNVLQDDDAILLTEAYEYAVSVLAGSPTSTLPHLLAFKLIHACSLAEHGRKSEALQYVDAITAALNATTKPSGYHNQHLLFGVDELSARLRQTTSDSGSSWISRPSMEKVSGSMWAKFNSFVAGEDSDAASTGSGKAGDGDIGPFAKFSGTPTVSRSPSVSDFGPYSLPAAQSVPGSGPSRYQPGNQYVPNSSPEQYRGRSSLDSQRSSSFGFPFGQRRGSQEPSTPVESSMYQGGPLYGSPSAAGYQSTPPQASYMPLAPVVEDSAPQPYPVEPAPMQGSPVNISPYQPPANESFGEPLDQSSATVPASSMAGYVPPGAGGGYEPPSVEISAAPALDTTEEPTHQDVLKKKKSFMDDDDDDDLAARAAAIQKAEKARKDREADEAFRKAAEADAKRPPAAKKSWFGGWFGGAKKENDNNNNSGGPIRAKLGEENSFYYDKELKKWVNKKDPNSASVSRGTPPPPKASAPSRSASGSTAPPAASMGLGLDSRPPSSAGAPPSLSSSPAPPSLAAPPPMLGTARSASTSAAMPTPPIGSSLPPPPRPATSLSNASSIDDLLGAPQARKGTSAKGRKKGRYVDVMAK; encoded by the exons ATGGCTCATAATGAGGTATCGGCAGCCTGGCATCCGGCCCTCAGATCGGAGGATGGTGTGCCCTCAAATGCGCCTGTCTCGGACGACCTAACACAGGTCTCGAAAGATTCAATGACAGAATCTGCCGCCGAGCTCAAACCCTCCGAGGCGGTTATCCAAGAGAACGACTTGCATAGCAGCTCTACATCCCCGGATACCGATGCTTCTGTTAACGTTCAGTCTACAGCCGTCCCGGCCGTATTGGACTCAGATACTCCGGTGTACGCTGAGCAAGTCTTGAACCAAGAGAATGCCCAAAAGAACACTGCAGAAAATTCCGCGCAGGAAGATGCCCCAGATCATGGTCAGGAGTTGTCTCAAACAATCTCCGATGAGCCTCATGTTATCGAGACTTCTGAGGAAAGCGCGCCTACTTTGGGGGCTGCTTTTGGGAGCGACGCGAACGGGTCTCACGATACCGCAGCGCCTGATTATATGATGGACGAACCTTCTCCAGCAGAACATGACACTACAGAGCGTCGTGAGGATAATGACGCAGCTTCTTGGTTCAATGAACAGGTTGACAGTGGTGACCGTCAGACTACCAACGAATTTGTGAATGACGATAACCAGGACTTTTGGGGAAGCCCTACAAATGGTGATGCCGGAGAcgacttcttcaatcagCTGAAAACTCAAACTAAACCAATTTATATCCCACCAGAAACAGAATCGAGATATGAGGAGGGTGTCCCGTTGCTAGATAATACTGTTGAGTCGCCAGTCCAGCCTTCtatgaaggaagagagtcAGATTGATAAAATTTTCGAGGATGacggtgacgatgaaggTGGAGCATTCTTCAATGAGGTCCAAGGATCTGTACCAAATGAGGGAGTACCATCCCCCCCTATTACTCGCAAGAGCACCACACAGGTCATCGGCTCCCTTGACGCTTCCCCCGACTCCCCGGTCAGCCCCGCATCCTCAACAGCTCAAGAGTTTAACAATATCCTGGCGGCAGCTGCATCAGAGAACCAAGTCAAGGAAGATCTTTCTGACGATGATTTGGCTGCAAAGTGGCAGGCAGAACTATCTGATGACCAGCCTGAGAAGAGCACAGAAGATGACTTAGCTGCTAGGTGGCAAGCAGCGcttgatgacgatgacgattTGCTCCTGGAAGATGAGATCGGCAAGGGCCCGAACAATGGTCAGGAGTCACTTCCTCAGAACCCGAATGGGAGTGTTCACGAAACGACCCAAGCAACCCTTAGCAGTCCTTTCGGTACTCCGCAGAGCTCAGCACGACCTCAGGCACAACCCACTAGCTACACGCCACATCAGCCATCCACATCCGATTTACTACAGGGGATACCAGGCATTGCTCCTCAATCAAGTGCCGCTCCAATGCAAGACTATTTTGCGCCCCCGGCCCAACCGCGGCCTACCACAAAGAGAGCGGAGAGCTTCGCAGAACGCTCTAAAGAAGGCTACAAGTCACCCTACGACCTGCCAGATGATCTCACTCGTCCTCGCAAGCCCGTAGTCACCCACAAACCGGTCGTCGCGCAGCCTGGTAgcatgccaccaccacctcgGAGTAGCAGCATCCCAGTGCCTCCTACCAATGCGCCAGGGGTCCCTACTCCACCTCCGGCACCATCGACAGTTCCAGCTGTCACGACACCCAAGAACTTCTATGAAGAACTACCTTTGCCACCCCCTCGGCCAAGATCCCGGCCCGCGAGCTCGGGACGCTATACGCCTACTGCTAATATAGTGACGTCTCCACCGTCTCACTCccagccgccgccgccgcccccGGCGAACCCATACGCTAgtctctctcctcctccgcagGATAGTGGTAGTGTCGGGTCTCAAACTCAGTTGCAACAGCCAGAACGCTTAGATCCGTATGCAAATCTATTGGGTCCCGGTGCTCCAGGTGCCCCGGCAGCGCCTAGCGCAGCGTCACGATACTCGCCCAAACCACCTACTTTACAACCTGGAACCAAACCTCCATCGGCACCCAGATATTCTCCTGCACCACCTCAATCCGCTGCTCCTGCACCACCTCGCACCCGGTATGCTTCTCAGCCATCTAGCGTCTCTAGTCAAGGAGCTGTTTTGCCGTTCCAACCACGAACCTCAAGTCCGTTAGCTCATCACGAAAAAGTCTCATACCAACCGCCAGAGGGCCTTGCTATTCGATCCGCCCCAGAATCAGCATCTAGCTATGCTCCCAACGGTATGCAGCCGCGTCCGAATCAGCAGGATGTTTCTAATTCTATCACAGCTCCCGTTGGAGCTGCAGGTTCGGCTGCTGTGACGGCCGTCCCTGAAAACGTGTCGGCAGCCATTCAGCCCACCTCACCTCCGAGAAATCCATATGCTCCTCCAGCGTATATAAACGAATTTTCAAAGCGCGTTGCCCCTATGGCTAGTCCTCCGCCGGCAGTTGTGCCTCCTACTGGTGACGCTCAATTTGTTCCGCCTCGCAGGTCACAAACTCAATCTCCTAGCCAACAGGCGTCGGCTCCAGGATTATCTGTCCCTTCGGATTCTTTACAGCGGCCTGCTTCGGTTCATGCTCCTGCTTCCCCAACGAAGTCCGCCAACCCCTACGCACCGTCTCAGATTTCTATCCATAACCGTGTCCCATCACAGCCACTTGAGTTCATCCCACCGAATGATGGACAGGAACTGGACCCGCTTGAGCGATGGAAGGGCGCCCCAATTGTCAAGTTTGGATTCGGTGGCTCTATAACGTCCTGTTTCCCTAAGCATGTACCTCGATATGCTGCTGGTCAAGCCGCGCCAAAAATCAAGTCTACCCCAGGAGAAGTGAAGATATTTTCAGCCAACGATTGGGTGCCTATCACTGAAGGTATTGTGCAGCACCCAGGCCCACTCAAGAACAAGTCCAAAAAGAAGGACCTAGTTGCCTGGCTTTCGAGTAAAATTGCGGCCTTTGAAAATGAGGGCATCTCTGAAGCAGCTCAATTACATCCTGAGTCTTCGAAACGGCATGATGAGAAGATATTACTGTGGAAGATTGTTCGTGCGTTGGTAGAACACGATGGTGTCTTGGAAGGGTCAGCTGAGGTAGAGAAGTCTTTACGCTACATTATATTTCCTCACCTGCAAAATTCAGAGCCTGAGTCGACTTCCGGAGTCAACCTCCCAGCCTTCAATGCTCTGCCGCCACTGAATGCCCCTTCCCAATCAGATGCTACTGACAGTCAGTCACTAGAGAGCATTCGCAACAGCCTTCTCGTGGGCAACCGGGAGAAAGCTGTTTGGGATGCCGTGGACAATCGTCTCTGGGGTCATGCTATGGTAATAGCCTCAACCCTCGATAGGTCTGTCTGGAAGCAGGTCGTTCAAGAATTTGTCAGACGTGAAGTCAAATCTACGACTGGTAACTCGGAGTCACTCGCAGCGCTCTATGAAATCTTCGCTGGGAATGTTGATGAAAgcgttgatgagcttgttcCCCCGTCGGCAAGAGCGGGCTTCCAGATGGTCAGTAAGGTTGGCGGACAAGGGCCGTCTAAAAATGCCCTTGAAGGTCTGGATAGCTGGAGGGATACGTTGGGACTAGTTTTAAGCAACCGCAGTCCCGAAGACCACAAGGCCCTGTTGGCCCTTGGTCGGCTGCTGTTATCATACGGTCGGACGGAAGCTGCTCATATTTGTTTTATGTTTTCACGAGCCGCGGTATTTGGCGGTGCGGATGACCCACAAACGAGTATAGTTTTACTGGGAGCCGACCACCAGCATTTACCCTTGAACGTGTTGCAGGATGACGATGCAATCTTGCTCACTGAAGCATATGAATACGCGGTTTCAGTCTTGGCGGGCTCTCCTACGTCTACATTACCACATCTGTTGGCATTCAAGCTCATCCATGCTTGCTCTCTTGCAGAGCATGGTCGCAAATCGGAGGCTTTGCAGTACGTCGATGCCATTACAGCAGCTCTAAACGCAACTACAAAGCCATCCGGCTATCACAACCAACACCTGCTTTTCGGAGTGGACGAGCTCTCAGCGCGCTTGAGACAAACGACCAGTGACAGTGGGTCTTCCTGGATCTCTAGACCAAGCATGGAGAAGGTTTCTGGCTCAATGTGGGCCAAGTTCAACAGTTTCGTTGCTGGTGAAGATAGCGACGCCGCCTCGACGGGTTCCGGGAAAGCTGGAGACGGAGATATTGGGCCATTTGCTAAGTTTTCCGGCACTCCAACCGTCAGTCGATCGCCATCAGTGTCGGACTTTGGGCCCTACTCTTTGCCCGCAGCCCAGTCAGTTCCAGGCAGTGGTCCTTCGCGGTATCAACCTGGCAACCAATACGTCCCCAACTCTTCCCCTGAACAATATCGGGGAAGATCATCCCTTGATTCTCAGAGATCATCGTCGTTCGGGTTCCCGTTTGGGCAACGACGAGGCTCCCAAGAACCATCGACACCTGTTGAAAGTAGTATGTATCAAGGTGGCCCACTTTACGGGTCTCCATCTGCCGCTGGCTATCAATCTACTCCCCCTCAAGCATCGTATATGCCTCTGGCGCCTGTTGTGGAAGATTCAGCCCCTCAGCCCTACCCCGTCGAACCTGCCCCAATGCAAGGATCTCCTGTGAATATTTCACCCTATCAACCCCCTGCTAATGAGTCCTTTGGCGAACCTCTGGATCAAAGTTCGGCGACAGTGCCTGCATCCAGCATGGCCGGCTACGTTCCGCCCGGTGCCGGTGGTGGCTATGAACCGCCTTCCGTCGAAATTAGCGCAGCTCCTGCATTGGATACCACGGAAGAGCCCACCCATCAAGATGTactaaaaaagaagaagtccttcatggacgatgatgatgatgatgaccttGCGGCGCGTGCAGCCGCTATTCAGAAGGCCGAAAAGGCACGCAAAGACCGCGAAGCCGATGAGGCCTTCAGAAaagctgcagaagctgatG CCAAGAGACCTCCTGCAGCGAAGAAATCatggtttggtggttggtttggaggagcaaagaaggagaacgacaacaacaacaactcaGGGGGACCTATCCGTGCCAAACTTGGCGAGGAAAACTCTTTCTATTATGAtaaggagttgaagaaatgggTCAACAAGAAAGATCCGAATAGCGCCAGTGTATCGCGTGGCACACCGCCGCCACCCAAAGCGTCAGCTCCTAGCAGAAGTGCTAGTGGCAGCACCGCACCGCCTGCGGCAAGCATGGGTTTGGGACTGGATAGTAGACCTCCATCGTCTGCAGGTGCTCCTCCGTCACTATCCAGTAGCCCAGCGCCACCCTCGCTTGCTGCTCCCCCACCTATGCTAGGCACTGCTCGGTCAGCCTCTACTAGTGCAGCCATGCCCACGCCACCAATAGGCTCGTCTTtgccccctcctcctcgccctGCAACATCGTTGAGTAATGCCAGCTCCATagatgaccttcttggaGCACCACAGGCGCGCAAGGGCACATCTGCCAAGGGACGGAAGAAGGGCCGATATGTCGATGTGATGGCGAAATAA